One genomic window of Streptococcus mitis includes the following:
- a CDS encoding aldo/keto reductase: protein MRYITLGQDDKELSEIVLGMMRIEDKSVKEVEELVETALAVGINAFDLADIYGLGRCEELLGIVLKNRPDLREEMWIQSKCGIRIEEFTYFDFSKDYIIKSVDGILQRLKIDHLDSLLLHRPDALMESDQVAEAFDLLYKQGKVRNFGVSNQNPMMMELLKKDVKQPLAVNQLQLSAAFTPGFESSFHVNMEGSQAAMRDGSIFEYCKLHDVVIQAWSVLQFGYFKGNFVGNEKFQALNQVLDRLAFKYGVTPSTIAISWILRYPAKMQAVVGTTNPKHLREVSQAANFSLTRKEWYEIYLAAGNNLP, encoded by the coding sequence ATGAGATACATAACTCTTGGTCAAGATGACAAAGAATTATCAGAAATTGTTCTCGGAATGATGAGAATAGAAGATAAGTCTGTAAAAGAAGTTGAAGAGCTTGTAGAAACAGCACTTGCTGTTGGAATCAATGCTTTTGACTTGGCTGATATATATGGTCTTGGTCGTTGTGAAGAACTGTTAGGTATTGTCCTAAAAAATCGTCCAGATTTAAGAGAAGAAATGTGGATTCAGTCCAAATGTGGCATTCGCATAGAAGAATTTACCTATTTTGATTTTTCTAAGGACTATATTATAAAATCAGTGGACGGAATTTTGCAAAGATTGAAGATTGATCATCTAGATAGCTTGCTCCTTCATCGACCAGATGCTTTGATGGAATCTGACCAAGTAGCAGAAGCCTTTGATCTCCTTTATAAACAAGGTAAGGTTCGAAATTTTGGAGTTTCTAATCAAAATCCTATGATGATGGAGTTACTTAAAAAAGATGTCAAGCAGCCGTTAGCTGTTAATCAGCTACAATTGAGTGCGGCTTTTACTCCAGGATTCGAATCAAGTTTTCATGTTAATATGGAAGGTAGTCAAGCAGCTATGCGAGATGGCAGCATTTTTGAATATTGTAAATTACACGATGTGGTCATTCAAGCATGGTCTGTCTTACAATTCGGGTATTTTAAAGGGAACTTTGTTGGAAATGAGAAATTTCAAGCTTTGAATCAAGTACTTGACCGTTTAGCTTTTAAATACGGAGTAACTCCTTCAACTATTGCCATTTCTTGGATATTGCGTTATCCAGCAAAAATGCAGGCAGTCGTAGGCACCACAAATCCTAAGCACTTGAGAGAAGTTAGCCAAGCGGCAAACTTTAGCTTAACAAGAAAAGAATGGTATGAAATTTATCTTGCAGCAGGGAATAATTTGCCGTAA
- a CDS encoding 3-oxoacyl-ACP reductase, whose amino-acid sequence MTKRVLITGVSSGIGLAQARLFLENGFQVYGVDQGENPLLEGDFHFFQRDLTLDLEPIFDWCPQVDILCNTAGVLDDYKPLLEQSAQEIQEIFEINYVTPVELTRYYLTKMLENKKGSIINMCSIASNLAGGGGHAYTSSKHALAGFTKQLALDYAETGIQVFGIAPGAVKTAMTADDFEPGGLADWVASETPIKRWIEPEEIAEISLFLASGKASAMQGQILTIDGGWSLK is encoded by the coding sequence ATGACTAAACGTGTATTGATTACGGGAGTGAGTTCAGGAATCGGCCTAGCACAAGCTCGCCTCTTTTTAGAGAATGGCTTTCAAGTTTATGGAGTTGACCAAGGTGAAAATCCACTCTTAGAGGGTGATTTCCACTTTTTTCAGAGAGATTTGACCTTGGACTTGGAGCCTATTTTTGACTGGTGTCCTCAGGTAGATATTTTGTGCAATACTGCCGGAGTTTTGGATGATTACAAACCACTGTTGGAACAATCAGCGCAGGAAATTCAAGAGATTTTTGAAATCAACTACGTTACTCCAGTAGAGTTGACTCGCTATTATTTGACCAAAATGTTGGAGAATAAAAAAGGATCCATTATCAATATGTGTTCCATTGCTTCAAATCTAGCAGGAGGTGGTGGTCACGCCTATACTTCATCTAAGCATGCCTTGGCTGGATTTACCAAGCAGTTGGCTCTAGACTATGCTGAAACTGGGATTCAGGTCTTTGGTATCGCTCCAGGAGCAGTCAAGACAGCTATGACAGCTGACGACTTTGAACCAGGTGGCTTAGCAGACTGGGTGGCGAGTGAAACACCAATCAAGCGCTGGATTGAGCCAGAGGAAATAGCAGAGATTAGCCTTTTCTTAGCAAGTGGGAAAGCGAGTGCCATGCAAGGACAAATTCTGACAATAGATGGCGGATGGTCTTTAAAGTAG
- a CDS encoding ASCH domain-containing protein produces MTPQEMWNAYKKINPSIGDEIDAWAFGVEPDLLADLVLKGEKTATASAYGLYALEAESLPQEGTFDVILDSQNQAVCIVEITKVSVQPFNQVSAQHAFKEGEGDKSLAYWRQVHEDCFAEWLREAGLTFTPESKVVLEEFRKVYPL; encoded by the coding sequence ATGACACCGCAAGAAATGTGGAATGCCTACAAGAAAATTAACCCCTCTATAGGAGATGAAATCGATGCTTGGGCTTTTGGAGTGGAACCAGACCTTTTAGCAGATTTGGTTTTAAAAGGCGAAAAAACAGCAACAGCATCAGCCTACGGCCTTTATGCACTAGAAGCCGAGTCTCTTCCTCAAGAAGGAACTTTTGATGTCATTTTAGATAGTCAAAATCAGGCTGTCTGTATTGTCGAAATTACAAAGGTTTCTGTCCAGCCCTTCAATCAAGTTTCTGCTCAACATGCCTTTAAGGAAGGAGAAGGTGACAAATCCCTAGCCTATTGGCGTCAGGTTCATGAGGATTGTTTCGCCGAGTGGCTGAGAGAAGCAGGACTGACTTTTACACCTGAAAGCAAGGTTGTTTTAGAAGAATTTCGCAAGGTCTACCCACTGTAG
- a CDS encoding DUF6287 domain-containing protein produces MKKIFISFGIISLLTGLVLFFLYRNHKESDMQEKQLNTEEIIKSDFLDLSGDYVSSTGEKATVTKNNQNWRISYNTDEGNVFGDFSTDWKEDGNNRYSATEFNKSDGNKDFKISISVNNVDDSSKILKVITLSDGYKNHEMVFASRSDYYKSSKDNVLQSDLGTFEGTYSNDYLEKAIVESNFNLYGYKREDYYKGITSVFPRVSYQDGDWIFWSGSTHAQFGLDRSKTPKKINDYYEVYFVGDNKNANIGQELVLTFIPANETGPDNDKTQENRILYGKTYLKPYKEAWWEKYNSISSAKIDLDIEAIENGDISTLVGIWKNGRGNELIINSDGTTGDGNRIKVIKDSSKKSSVPYVSLQSSNTSAAIGLFKIGFKNPMGDQSDSSRPRLVITQSAGNYDEDFYYYKVESSDIP; encoded by the coding sequence ATGAAGAAAATATTTATATCTTTTGGGATTATTTCACTTTTAACAGGTTTAGTTTTGTTTTTCCTTTATAGAAATCATAAAGAGAGTGACATGCAGGAAAAACAATTAAATACGGAGGAAATTATAAAGTCAGACTTTTTAGATTTATCGGGAGATTATGTGTCTTCTACAGGTGAGAAAGCTACTGTTACTAAGAATAATCAGAATTGGAGAATTTCATATAATACAGACGAAGGTAATGTATTTGGAGATTTTTCTACTGATTGGAAGGAAGATGGCAACAATAGGTATTCTGCTACAGAATTTAATAAGTCAGACGGAAATAAGGATTTTAAAATATCTATTTCAGTTAATAATGTAGACGATTCGTCTAAAATTTTAAAGGTAATCACCTTATCTGACGGATATAAGAATCATGAAATGGTATTTGCTAGTAGGAGTGATTATTATAAAAGTAGTAAGGATAATGTTCTTCAAAGTGATTTAGGTACTTTTGAAGGGACATATTCTAATGACTACTTAGAAAAAGCAATTGTGGAATCAAATTTTAATTTGTATGGGTATAAGAGAGAAGATTACTATAAAGGGATAACTTCTGTTTTTCCAAGAGTGTCTTATCAAGATGGAGATTGGATTTTCTGGAGTGGTTCTACTCATGCCCAATTTGGGTTGGATAGAAGTAAAACACCGAAAAAAATTAATGATTATTATGAAGTGTATTTTGTAGGAGATAATAAAAATGCAAATATTGGGCAAGAATTAGTGTTAACATTTATCCCTGCTAATGAAACTGGACCAGATAATGACAAAACTCAAGAGAACAGAATACTTTATGGGAAGACTTATTTAAAACCTTATAAAGAAGCGTGGTGGGAAAAGTATAACAGTATTAGTTCTGCAAAGATTGATTTAGATATTGAAGCTATTGAAAATGGTGATATTTCCACACTTGTTGGAATATGGAAGAACGGTCGAGGAAATGAATTGATAATTAATTCTGATGGAACAACTGGGGATGGAAATAGGATTAAAGTAATCAAAGATTCATCTAAGAAGAGCAGTGTTCCGTATGTTAGTTTACAAAGTAGTAATACGAGTGCGGCTATTGGATTATTTAAAATAGGTTTTAAAAATCCAATGGGTGATCAATCAGATAGTTCACGGCCACGCTTAGTTATTACTCAATCAGCTGGAAATTATGATGAAGATTTTTATTACTATAAAGTAGAGTCAAGTGATATCCCGTAA
- a CDS encoding PadR family transcriptional regulator, with product MKETQLLKGVLEGCVLDMIGQKERYGYELVQTLREAGFDTIVPGTIYPLLQKLEKNQWIRGDMRPSPDGPDRKYFSLTKEGEERVSVFWQQWDDLSQKVEGIKNGGKP from the coding sequence ATGAAGGAAACTCAACTATTAAAAGGTGTTCTTGAAGGTTGTGTCTTGGATATGATCGGTCAAAAAGAGCGATATGGTTATGAGTTGGTTCAAACTTTGCGAGAGGCTGGATTTGACACTATCGTTCCAGGAACTATTTATCCTTTGTTGCAAAAGTTAGAAAAAAATCAATGGATAAGAGGTGATATGCGTCCGTCACCAGATGGTCCAGATCGGAAGTATTTTTCGTTAACGAAAGAAGGAGAAGAGCGTGTCTCAGTCTTTTGGCAACAATGGGACGATTTGAGTCAAAAAGTTGAAGGGATTAAGAATGGGGGTAAACCATGA
- a CDS encoding putative PEP-binding protein translates to MKNQLALSGEKILEKVYPQLFHHIGMIRGEYLSREINQNILLPSCQEFVKDYLNTICFLYSDEEVWYRFSELTNTEANCLKGTKEYFDENHPLFGYRGTRRLLACPDEFQAEAHVVTEVYQNNPNLSIIFPFVNDAEQLKQAITVLRQQGFTGKIGTMIELPSAYFDLDRILETGISKIVVGMNDLTSFVFATVRNSQWHDMESPIMLAMLRDMQDKARMKKIDFAVAGYLNVSFIQTMNQMGIECILHYSSIPEIFDLEIGYPDHLKHIKEESKKLQRSAHDTARNVECLQEN, encoded by the coding sequence ATGAAAAACCAACTTGCCCTTAGTGGAGAAAAAATTCTTGAAAAAGTTTACCCACAACTATTTCACCACATTGGAATGATTCGTGGGGAGTATTTGTCGAGAGAGATCAACCAAAACATCCTGTTACCAAGTTGTCAGGAATTTGTAAAAGATTATCTAAACACTATTTGCTTCTTGTACTCAGATGAAGAGGTATGGTATCGTTTTTCTGAATTAACGAATACAGAAGCTAATTGTCTAAAGGGGACTAAAGAGTATTTTGATGAAAATCATCCCTTATTTGGATATAGAGGAACTAGGCGTTTGCTGGCGTGTCCGGATGAATTTCAGGCTGAAGCACATGTCGTTACAGAAGTTTATCAAAATAATCCCAATCTATCTATTATCTTTCCTTTTGTCAATGATGCTGAGCAGTTAAAGCAAGCTATTACAGTATTGCGTCAGCAGGGTTTTACTGGGAAAATCGGCACAATGATTGAATTGCCGTCAGCGTATTTTGACTTAGATAGGATACTGGAAACGGGCATTTCAAAGATTGTAGTTGGAATGAATGATTTAACTTCTTTTGTTTTTGCGACTGTGAGAAACAGTCAATGGCATGATATGGAAAGTCCAATAATGTTAGCTATGCTAAGAGATATGCAGGATAAAGCAAGGATGAAAAAGATTGACTTTGCTGTAGCAGGCTATCTGAATGTTTCTTTCATACAAACAATGAATCAGATGGGTATCGAATGCATTCTCCATTACAGCTCTATTCCAGAGATTTTTGATTTAGAAATTGGCTATCCAGACCATCTCAAACATATAAAAGAAGAAAGTAAGAAATTACAAAGGAGCGCCCATGACACCGCAAGAAATGTGGAATGCCTACAAGAAAATTAA
- a CDS encoding GNAT family N-acetyltransferase, producing the protein MELFKTWKKNMVLYGLKSQIGTVYRNSDRTTSFYDVGNFLYLAGELDSRFWEDFVRKYGLDYKIIISENTNWQDFLHRKVGLNSFTRYSFKDKANFQVEFLNNLVTHLEEGYNIVSIDNHIYNCFSEEEWSQDLQGDFESYQDFVLKGGFGFVILKNNKLIAGISSGLVYRGAVEVEVATRPNEQGNGFAKKLGAAMILESLNRDMFPLWDAHNEASKKVAEFLGYELVEPYEAFELEESFM; encoded by the coding sequence ATGGAACTATTTAAAACATGGAAGAAAAATATGGTTCTCTATGGTCTTAAATCTCAAATCGGAACTGTCTACCGAAACAGTGATAGGACAACAAGCTTTTATGATGTTGGGAATTTTCTATACCTAGCAGGGGAGTTGGATTCCAGATTTTGGGAAGATTTTGTTAGGAAATATGGTTTAGATTATAAGATTATTATTTCAGAAAATACCAATTGGCAAGATTTTCTGCATCGGAAAGTGGGGTTAAATTCTTTTACTCGCTATTCTTTTAAAGATAAGGCAAATTTTCAAGTTGAATTTTTAAATAATCTAGTTACTCATTTAGAGGAAGGTTACAATATTGTGTCTATTGATAATCATATTTATAACTGCTTTTCTGAGGAAGAATGGTCACAAGATTTACAGGGGGATTTTGAGTCCTATCAGGATTTTGTTTTAAAAGGTGGATTTGGCTTTGTGATTCTTAAAAATAATAAACTGATTGCTGGAATTTCCTCAGGGTTAGTTTATCGTGGAGCAGTTGAAGTGGAAGTTGCAACTAGACCAAACGAACAAGGAAATGGATTTGCTAAAAAGCTTGGTGCTGCAATGATTCTAGAGAGTTTAAATAGAGATATGTTTCCACTTTGGGATGCTCATAACGAGGCTTCCAAAAAAGTAGCAGAATTTTTAGGATATGAGTTAGTTGAACCTTATGAAGCTTTTGAACTAGAGGAAAGTTTCATGTAG
- a CDS encoding ABC transporter ATP-binding protein — translation MKQLISLKNICRSYRNGDQELQVLKNINLEVNEGEFVAIMGPSGSGKSTLMNTIGMLDTPTSGEYYLEGQEVAGLGEKQLAKVRNQQIGFVFQQFFLLSKLNALQNVELPLIYAGVSASKRRKLAEEYLDKVELTERSHHLPSELSGGQKQRVAIARALVNNPSIILADEPTGALDTKTGNQIMQLLVELNNEGKTIIMVTHEPEIAAYAKRQIVIRDGVISSDSAQLEKEEN, via the coding sequence ATGAAGCAACTAATTAGTCTAAAAAATATCTGCAGAAGCTACCGTAACGGTGACCAAGAACTGCAGGTTCTCAAAAATATCAACCTAGAAGTGAATGAGGGTGAATTTGTTGCCATCATGGGACCATCTGGTTCGGGTAAGTCTACTCTCATGAATACGATTGGTATGTTGGATACACCAACCAGTGGAGAATATTATCTTGAAGGCCAAGAAGTAGCTGGACTTGGTGAAAAACAACTAGCCAAGGTCCGCAATCAACAAATCGGTTTTGTCTTTCAGCAGTTTTTTCTTCTATCTAAACTTAACGCTCTGCAAAACGTAGAATTGCCCTTGATTTACGCGGGAGTTTCGGCTTCAAAACGTCGCAAGTTAGCTGAGGAGTATTTAGACAAGGTTGAATTGACAGAACGTAGTCATCATTTGCCTTCGGAATTATCTGGTGGTCAAAAGCAACGTGTAGCTATCGCGCGTGCCTTGGTAAACAATCCTTCTATTATCCTAGCGGACGAACCGACAGGAGCCTTGGATACCAAAACAGGTAACCAAATCATGCAATTATTAGTTGAACTGAATAATGAAGGAAAAACAATTATTATGGTAACGCATGAGCCTGAAATCGCTGCTTATGCTAAACGCCAGATTGTCATTCGGGATGGAGTTATTTCGTCTGACAGTGCTCAGTTAGAAAAGGAGGAAAACTAA
- the metG gene encoding methionine--tRNA ligase codes for MSEKNFYITTPIYYPSGKLHIGSAYTTIACDVLARYKRLMGYDVFYLTGLDEHGQKIQQKAEEAGITPQAYVDGMAVGVKELWQLLDISYDKFIRTTDDYHEKVVAQVFERLLAQDDIYLGEYSGWYSVSDEEFFTESQLAEVFRDEAGNVTGGIAPSGHEVEWVSEESYFLRLSKYQDRLVEFFKAHPEFITPDGRLNEMLRNFIEPGLEDLAVSRTTFTWGVPVPSNPKHVVYVWIDALLNYATALGYGQDEHGNFDKFWNGTVFHMVGKDILRFHSIYWPILLMMLDIKLPDRLIAHGWFVMKDGKMSKSKGNVVYPEMLVERYGLDPLRYYLMRSLPVGSDGTFTPEDYVGRINYELANDLGNLLNRTVSMINKYFDGQIPAYVEGVTEFDHALADVAKQSIADYHTYMDAVDYPRALEAVWTLISRTNKYIDETAPWVLAKDEALRDQLASVMSHLAASLRVVAHLIEPFMMETSRAVLTQLGLAEVSSLENLSLADFPAGVTVVAKGNPIFPRLDMEEEIAYIKEQMEGNKPAVEKEWNPDEVELKLNKEEIKFEDFDKVEIRVAEVKEVSKVEGSDKLLQFRLDAGDGEDRQILSGIAKYYPNEQELVGKKVQIVANLKPRKMMKKYVSQGMILSAEHDGQLTLLTVDPAVPNGSVIG; via the coding sequence ATGTCTGAAAAGAATTTTTATATTACAACACCGATTTACTATCCATCTGGGAAACTTCATATTGGTTCTGCCTACACAACCATCGCTTGTGATGTCCTAGCTCGTTACAAACGCCTCATGGGCTACGATGTCTTTTATTTGACAGGTCTTGATGAGCACGGTCAGAAAATCCAGCAAAAAGCAGAAGAAGCTGGAATCACACCTCAAGCCTATGTTGATGGGATGGCAGTTGGAGTCAAAGAACTCTGGCAATTACTAGATATCTCATACGATAAATTCATCCGTACAACGGATGACTACCATGAAAAAGTAGTGGCTCAAGTCTTTGAGCGTTTGCTTGCTCAAGATGATATTTACTTGGGTGAATATTCTGGTTGGTATTCAGTCTCAGATGAGGAATTCTTTACAGAAAGCCAGCTGGCAGAAGTTTTCCGTGACGAAGCTGGAAATGTGACTGGAGGTATCGCTCCATCAGGTCACGAGGTTGAATGGGTCTCTGAAGAATCATACTTCCTTCGCCTCAGCAAATACCAAGACCGTTTGGTCGAATTTTTCAAAGCCCATCCTGAGTTCATCACTCCTGATGGTCGTCTCAATGAAATGTTGCGCAATTTCATCGAACCAGGTTTGGAAGACTTGGCGGTTTCTCGTACAACCTTTACATGGGGTGTGCCAGTACCATCAAATCCAAAACACGTTGTCTACGTGTGGATTGATGCCCTTCTGAACTATGCGACAGCGCTTGGCTACGGTCAAGATGAACATGGTAACTTTGACAAATTCTGGAATGGAACAGTCTTCCACATGGTAGGAAAAGACATCCTTCGATTCCACTCAATCTACTGGCCAATCCTTCTTATGATGTTGGATATTAAATTGCCAGATCGTTTGATTGCCCATGGTTGGTTTGTCATGAAAGACGGAAAAATGTCTAAGTCTAAAGGAAATGTCGTTTACCCTGAAATGTTGGTAGAGCGCTACGGACTGGATCCACTTCGCTACTACCTCATGCGTAGCCTTCCAGTTGGTTCAGACGGAACCTTTACTCCTGAAGACTATGTAGGCCGTATCAACTACGAATTGGCCAATGACCTTGGAAACCTCCTCAACCGTACGGTTTCTATGATTAACAAGTACTTTGATGGACAAATTCCAGCCTATGTAGAAGGTGTAACAGAGTTTGACCATGCTCTTGCTGACGTTGCAAAACAATCAATCGCTGACTACCATACATACATGGATGCAGTTGACTATCCACGTGCCCTTGAAGCAGTCTGGACTCTGATTTCTCGTACCAATAAATACATCGACGAGACAGCTCCGTGGGTCTTGGCAAAAGATGAAGCACTCCGCGATCAATTGGCAAGTGTTATGAGCCACTTGGCAGCCAGCCTTCGTGTCGTCGCTCACTTGATTGAACCATTTATGATGGAGACCAGTCGTGCAGTCTTGACTCAACTTGGTCTAGCAGAAGTTTCTAGCCTTGAAAACTTGAGCTTGGCTGACTTCCCAGCAGGTGTAACAGTAGTTGCTAAGGGAAATCCGATCTTCCCACGTTTGGATATGGAAGAAGAAATCGCCTATATCAAGGAACAGATGGAAGGCAACAAGCCAGCTGTCGAAAAAGAATGGAATCCAGACGAAGTTGAACTCAAACTCAACAAAGAAGAAATCAAGTTTGAAGACTTTGACAAGGTTGAAATTCGTGTTGCAGAAGTCAAAGAAGTTTCAAAAGTTGAAGGCTCTGACAAGTTGCTTCAATTCCGATTGGATGCTGGTGATGGAGAAGATCGTCAAATTCTTTCAGGAATTGCAAAATACTATCCAAACGAACAAGAATTGGTCGGCAAAAAAGTTCAAATCGTTGCTAACCTCAAACCACGTAAAATGATGAAAAAATATGTCAGCCAAGGGATGATTCTCTCAGCTGAACATGATGGACAATTAACCCTTCTTACAGTTGATCCAGCTGTACCAAACGGAAGTGTGATTGGGTAA
- a CDS encoding DUF2829 domain-containing protein encodes MTFEEILPGLKDKKKYVRTGWGGAENYVQLFDTIEQNGVALEVTPYFLINVSGEGEGFSMWSPTPCDVLATDWVEVND; translated from the coding sequence ATGACATTTGAAGAAATTCTACCTGGGTTAAAGGATAAGAAAAAATATGTACGAACTGGTTGGGGAGGTGCTGAAAACTATGTCCAACTTTTTGACACTATCGAGCAAAATGGGGTTGCACTTGAAGTGACACCTTATTTCCTAATCAACGTTTCCGGGGAGGGAGAAGGGTTTTCCATGTGGAGTCCGACACCTTGTGATGTTTTGGCGACAGATTGGGTAGAAGTGAATGACTAA
- a CDS encoding ABC transporter permease → MQNLKFAFSSIMAHKMRSFLTMIGIIIGVSSVVVIMALGDSMSRQVNKNMTKSQKNIHVFFSPIKSKDGSFTQKQSALTVSGKEEDVPVEPPKPQEAWVKEAAKVKGVDSYYVTNSTNTTLSYKDKKVERASLTGGNITYMKAVENEIVAGRSLIAQDYKDVASVILLDQELANSLFGSAQEAVNQVIDVGGFSYRVIGVYTSDEAKTAKTFGIGGLPITTNISLANNFNMDEISDIVFRVNDTSLTPTVGPELARKLTEIAGLQQGEYQVADATAAFQEVQQLFGFITTIISAIAGISLFVGGTGVMNIMLVSVTERTREIGLRKALGATRANILIQFLIESMILTLLGGVIGLTIATGLTAIAGILLQGLIAGIEVGVSIPVALFSLAVSASVGMIFGVLPANKASKLDPIEALRYE, encoded by the coding sequence ATGCAGAATCTGAAATTTGCCTTTTCATCTATAATGGCCCACAAGATGCGCTCTTTTCTCACTATGATTGGGATTATCATTGGTGTTTCATCTGTTGTTGTGATTATGGCTCTGGGAGATTCCATGTCTCGTCAGGTCAATAAAAATATGACCAAGTCACAGAAGAATATCCATGTCTTTTTCTCGCCTATCAAAAGCAAAGATGGTTCTTTTACCCAAAAGCAATCAGCTTTGACGGTTTCTGGGAAAGAAGAGGATGTTCCTGTGGAGCCACCAAAACCACAAGAAGCTTGGGTCAAGGAGGCTGCTAAAGTTAAAGGGGTGGACAGTTACTATGTAACCAACTCGACCAATACCACCCTGTCTTATAAAGACAAAAAAGTGGAGCGAGCTAGCTTGACAGGTGGAAATATTACTTACATGAAGGCGGTTGAAAATGAAATTGTTGCAGGCCGCAGTCTCATAGCTCAGGATTATAAAGATGTGGCCAGTGTCATTTTGCTAGACCAAGAACTTGCTAATAGCCTATTTGGATCTGCTCAAGAAGCTGTTAACCAGGTTATAGATGTTGGTGGCTTTAGCTATCGTGTCATTGGTGTCTATACCAGCGATGAGGCCAAGACTGCTAAGACTTTTGGTATTGGTGGACTTCCAATTACGACTAATATTTCTCTTGCCAATAACTTCAATATGGATGAAATTTCTGATATTGTCTTCCGTGTCAATGATACCAGTTTGACACCAACAGTGGGACCAGAATTAGCTAGAAAATTGACCGAGATTGCTGGTCTTCAGCAAGGGGAGTATCAGGTGGCAGATGCGACTGCAGCCTTCCAAGAAGTACAACAACTTTTTGGATTTATAACTACGATTATTAGTGCCATCGCAGGAATTTCTCTCTTTGTTGGAGGAACTGGTGTTATGAACATCATGCTGGTTTCGGTGACGGAGCGTACCCGTGAGATTGGTCTCCGTAAGGCTTTGGGTGCGACACGTGCTAATATTTTAATTCAGTTTTTGATTGAATCCATGATTTTGACCTTGCTAGGTGGAGTTATTGGTTTGACAATTGCGACAGGCTTAACCGCTATAGCTGGTATACTTTTACAAGGTTTGATTGCGGGTATAGAGGTGGGAGTATCAATTCCAGTTGCCCTATTTAGTCTTGCAGTTTCGGCTAGTGTTGGTATGATTTTTGGGGTCTTGCCAGCCAATAAGGCATCGAAACTTGATCCAATCGAAGCCCTTCGTTATGAATAA